GAAGTTCCATGGCTAACACGTAATGGGTTTCCATCGTGAAAATCTAAACAGAAGAGACTTCATGTAAGCTAATGTGTTGAATATAAATTGATTTGACCCCTTTGGAAGTACTTGTGTGCAATAAGAGAAAGAAGCCAAACCAGGTATGCATTGTCCAAAACACACCTAATAGACAAATAAATAcagcatttttataaatatttcttttcTGAATGTCCTGTTGTGCAGTAGCTTTTCTGTTGTTTAGAGATTTCATTTGCTTTGCCAATTTTATTGTGCTGTGCACCCCTGGGTCACTGTAATCTTCACTTTTATTGAAAAGTGCCTCCGTGCATGACAGATCATATAGTATGACTGATCTCCATGTTATAGAGTGTCCCTCACCCCCCAAAAGAGACAAACAAAATCATTGAAAAATAGCAAAATGATCCATTTATTGCACAAGCATGAAACAAACATCATGAAATCCAAATCCAACCAAAATCCtggtaaaataattaataaaaaagtacagaataaaaaaattaaaaaaaaaaaaaatagagtaaTGAATATAAAACTAGTGCCTCTTCTGGAATACATTCCCTCGTCCTGGTCCTCCACGCCCACGACCTCTGGCAGCCACTGCAGAAAGATCAACGACAACTTTAGTGTGATCACGGTTTCACTATCACCTTTATAACAGGAAAAAACTCACAAATACCACACTCATGATCTGGAAAATATCCAACAAAATAAAAGTGGACTGGGCAAAGGAGACAGCATTTACCTTGAGCTTTGAGAATTGCTGCTTTTCCTCGACCAGCAACAGCTGCCTGGTTTTTGTTCTTCATACTCTTCAACATTGGCGCATTTTTCAACATGTCTGGCAGGATGAGGAACCTGATCTTACTGCCACGAATATACACCTGCTCCAGCTGAGCTACACGGCCATCCCTGAATGTTACTGTGATGTTCGCCATCTGGGGGAAAAGTGGAGATAAAAAGTTAAAGATAAGGGCAATGTATCGAACAAGAGAAAGAGATATGAGGACAGAGGTGTACTTACATTTAGTGTAAACAGTTATGACTTGAAAGCATTATGTCTATGCTAATATCATAATGCAAACTAGAACAAAATCTGCATAATCAAATGAGATGATTAGCTAGGGCAAAATATAACTGAAATCTATTTCAATTCTAGAAGATAATAATTAAGCATACTTCAGAttatatgcatttatttccaaGCTTTAAGGTTCAAAGCAGTTTAGGTTGAAATAAATGGGGGTCATCtttggtaatatttcagtccCCCAGACGATTTTTAAGTGGTGTTTCACTAAAATGAAATGTAGAAAGCGTTTTACAAGATGTTAATATGtccattataatgaattaaaataatctttatcatAAAAGAATGTCTTCTTTCTATCTTATGTCAAGCATTTTGTCATGTCCCAGAGGTTCTTCACTTAATTTGTGCctagaaaataattaataaaatgtgcacCCTGCCTATAATTTTTGacattaatgtaaacatttatttgtgttcctttgctgagaaagatattttactaaaatgcatgttttttgtttttttaataaaaccagGCTATAAAGTTGTCCCTCTGTCTAAACTCAACCCCATCACACCAACCACTTTCAAATCATAAGTGTTGGTTCCACCCATGTGTGATAGTATTAAGCAGAAGTGACATCATTCAGCTTTCTTCAACAGCGTGGTGCAGAAACAGGTAAGAAACATCATAATTTTTAGGCCTATTCATATTTTGAAGTGAATTGTAGTCAGGTCTGGGTATCGTCAAGCTTAATTCAACCCCGTCACATCAAATTAAGATATTAGACAATCAAAATTCCATTTtaatccataaatatatatagaattgATTAATTTCATGCATGCTTTGTGGTCTTCTGTCCTACACCACATGAGGAACAGTGGTCATTTTGAGGAAAAATGCACAACTCCGTCTCACACAACCCTGTcacatttcttcactgtaaacctgtGACGGGTTGAGTTATTtagtacatttattaatattgtaacAAAAACATGGAATAGTCAATATATTATGCATAAGAAATTCTTTAAGTTTACTCAAATGAAACATGGTGTTAAAAACATGTGGGTGCAAGTAGCCTAGTGGTGGGAAAGTTGTGACGGCTTTGAGACGAGAGTGACAGTATTGGGTAATAAAAATgggaacacaattaaaaatcagTGTATTGTTTGCTGAGCACAGTCTGACATGTTAAGGTGCTAGCACAAAAAAGTTGGAGTTTTAGTTAAAAATCTCCCTTTACAGtgttcgtacagatgcttcaaagttaaattcaaggactttcaaggacttttcaagcacatttgttttcaaggactatgctcgagatgtcatcaaaacaaaatctttttgttcattttaaataaaaatattttaaccatacagttaatttatttttttataaaacaccacttattataAGTACAACAAcgagcatctttaactacatattctcacagtaacaattcttggttcattcatgacgaaattcatgtgcagttgtagtgtgctcccttaaaacgcacttcgctttccaacaaaagtgaataactgggtccgtaaacagtagtccataagactcgtgctgtgtttcatgttttctaaagtcacacaacagatttatgtgaggaactgacccaaattgcaaaaaaaagactttccaacttacaaaatattgaaattttccattcagttcagtttttgcctataaatGCTGAGGGTAaatattttgtaacatgtttacattcatttttattcataaaggacaacttggctgttgttctttcttgtattatttaattttgtttcacgaacgaTGCAAGTTAACACTAAATTAACACTAACGAGGGTTcaatgggttacaacaccaaatatttgtgtgtgaaaatattagttaaaatgtgaattaactTTTTATCATactgggaaaaatcactatatgcatatttaagcagcctctgaactttgacctttattattttccacaactttttgtattacattttttttttttaaacataaaaacggttttaacattgataacaccaatggcATGAAATCAAacactctttttaaattatttaaattattaataataattttgttttgcttttttgcacacttgttcggccttgcattaatgcttttattgaaaataagtacaaaataaatacacaaatagctttacatgtcatagaagtggtgtaccagaagaaggggacaaggatttttttcaggcaattgacaatttcaaatatattttctaaacaatttgcaaaacagagtcaagccatttcatatcattaaaggttagctTATAAAATTATACCCTtgactaaaaaagtcaagggatattgacccaaatgttgtcagaaataacctattttgtgagacaaaaaCTTTCTTTACAGAAGGGGGCACTAGACGGCtaacaaaactgaatcctccattgatctgcattcaaatcattcaaaacttttacatctcatataattttttcactcaggagagtaaattgtaattaaaactgatagttgcaaggattcataatTGTTAAATccgccacagcagtatctataaaacgTATTTTTTAAATCCACCAgtaacacttgattgtgattggcccattctgaacagcgctgccaaaagtaacaggtgtcacGTGACAGCGCTGTCTATGCACTTCAGCAGTGGCCTAGTGGTCTGTCGTcgtgtttttccgaaaataaataaatacatttaatttattaaatgatttaaacaacgtattttaagattttctataatacaataactttttaagcacctcttggtaaaaatagctattttcaagggttttccagtacttcaatttgaaaaagccaaattcaagtacttcaagcaccttgtatgaaccctgatatttaaaacattgacaAATATCATAAGACCACAGACACACAATTTCCTATTAGCAGCTTAATCATATAAAAGTGAGAAAACGatcataaatgttatatttgtagtCATTAAATTGGTATAAGGGACACATGGGCAGTGGGTACATGTTTATTTTACAACCAGTATTGTGTTTCAAACCACTTCCATTATGTCCGTGAAGGGGCTGAGAAAGAAAAGtgtccaaagcagacaaaaactGAAGATAATAAAAGGGCTTTGATGCATGGGGtggaaaaataatatttgttggaGGTTTTATATGTGCCTAATGCTGTGGTGTATACAgacaattaaacaaattaaaaattaataaatacattttttttaaaaacaaagttgAATTATTACCGAACAAATATAAGTACCTGGCAATTCATGTTGTCCTCCGCCTCGATCAGTTTGCCTCTGTAAACCTCCCCAGTGTTGGTTTCACAGGTGACTATGTGCCCCTCTGCTTCATGGAGGACTTTGATGGGCACTCCAATCGACATCTCAACAAGCTATCCGTGCACTTGGAGAGAGAAAGCCAAATCCGCTAAGATTTATTTTGGCAGAGGAGACACTGTTCTTCCACAGAAGACAAAGTTTGTATGACGAATAGATGGAAGTCAATGAGAGCTGTACAGATGAAATGAATGAGTCATGTGAAACAATATCTTAATGCAAGTTTCTCGTGAGCTCAGAAAAACTAGTTCATtgttttaacataaaataaatccatataGAGAGAGCACAGACTTCTTCTTTTTTAagtataattaataaaaataaaaataaaaatactgtccatAAAGAATTTATCTCCGGCGTTCAAGAGAATTTCCGGAGATTTTAGACGTGTGCTGCCACCTGCCGGACTGGgtgctttaaaaaacaaatctgtaagagcataatcttttttttcttttttttcttctttttcttttttttttttttaaacttgtaaaACCACCACTCGTTTACGtaaacattatttatatttattaataagtattttattttatttttgttgcttGTAAGGCTAACGTTAAATTTAGGGCTTTTTGTTGTATTATAAGATgataattaatatgtaatttaatttacatttattttcaattcggacaatcaattttttttttttttacttattttttttatttttttattattgaaacagTAAGCATGTTAAACATgttcaaatacaataaaaaaaattaaaaaatattttaactaatatttgtgCTCTACtatttttacatacatttaccATCTTGTGATAAAATTGCAACTCTATCAGAACTAAATACAAATTTGGTTTATTGTCCTACCATTTCAtcttctgacaaaaaaaaaaaaatcttccatacataaataagatttatatatatatatatatatatatatatatatatatatatatatatatatatatatatatatatatataagaaaggaaaaattgtgaaaaataattaatacatttttttcttgaagGGATAGCGTATACTTTTTTTCTAAATATAAAATGAGAGACATAATCCGTAAAAGATTTTAATTTTAACGATTTTAAATTTGCAACAAAGTGTGTGAAACTGGTGTAATTCTCTTGTCTTTCCAGCAGAGAGCGCAGTTCTGCTTTTCCTCAGTTCGGAGCGCTCGGGTAGGTTTGGACTCCACTGACGAAGAGGAAGTAGAATATTCATCCCTGGGAATGACCAAAAGTCGTGGGCAAATCGAGaccagtttgtttgtttgagttgtTTCACCACTTTTCGTCTTCTCAGCAGCTTTCAGAGAACTGAAGATGAACCGATTTTAGAGTGTCTGATGTCGAGGACAGGAGGGCAACAGCTGTCCGGCTAATCCTGCTAGCAGGCAGACAGTCTTCATGAATCAAGCCCTGATATTAAACATCACTGAAagatcaacacacacacagagagagagagagacagacagacagacagacaccaaCTGCATCATGACCGGTGAGTTTGTATTATAATATGACATTCAAATGCATCTTAAATGGCTGGTTACTATTAGCCTAACTAGCAATATGATCAATCATGACCCTTCTCTAACTTGAAGACTGGACAATATAGACAGTCCGGATAGATTCTTCTTATGGAACTGATTGTCTCTAACCCTTCTAGGTTGACATTTACAT
This sequence is a window from Myxocyprinus asiaticus isolate MX2 ecotype Aquarium Trade chromosome 33, UBuf_Myxa_2, whole genome shotgun sequence. Protein-coding genes within it:
- the LOC127424229 gene encoding small nuclear ribonucleoprotein Sm D3-like isoform X2; the encoded protein is MSIGVPIKVLHEAEGHIVTCETNTGEVYRGKLIEAEDNMNCQVYIRGSKIRFLILPDMLKNAPMLKSMKNKNQAAVAGRGKAAILKAQVAARGRGRGGPGRGNVFQKRH
- the LOC127424229 gene encoding small nuclear ribonucleoprotein Sm D3-like isoform X1, with protein sequence MSIGVPIKVLHEAEGHIVTCETNTGEVYRGKLIEAEDNMNCQMANITVTFRDGRVAQLEQVYIRGSKIRFLILPDMLKNAPMLKSMKNKNQAAVAGRGKAAILKAQVAARGRGRGGPGRGNVFQKRH